The DNA region ctAACTTAGTTGTAACACATCTTGAATATTATTCGtattacttaagaaaaattgttttaaagattgAAATTGGAAGAAATTGACTTTTCCGTTATATTTTTAGTtcgtataaatttcatttttataaatgactcaatgttgagaaaaattcatgataaatttacctAAAATGACGCATAATAATTATTCGATGCGCATTATTATGGAACATGCAAGTGACTGGTGTAAATCATTCTGAATTTTGTAATCATTCTGAACTATCTCTGTTATCtcaaaaaataacagcaaaacTTAGGAACGATGCCCTTATATGTGATAGAACGAAAACATATTAAATCAGAAAGATCCAATTTGCCACTAATCATGAATGAAGTCATGAAACAATTGGttgtgtttcaaaatttaaaaacagttacaaaacacttcattttcaataacaaatttatgtagcaaaaaaaaagttaaatttcattattcattttctttttagtgaTAGTGATGAAAAAGTGCACTCCAGTTATTTTACTGAGGAAATGATTGCAAAACTGTACAGCATGGATAGAATCCATGACAAGGATTCTATCGAGTATGGCATTCCGGAAAGGAggtatttaaactgtttcaagatttttttttaaattggagaTTCAGCTATAAAACATATgtattgcttcaatttttttctatgaaaaatttccattttttttatatatagtaatacTTCATATTCGCATAATATCTGTTTTCATATCttgataaaacttaaaattttaactattataaatgtACGAAAAAGTATATGTTCTTGAGACATTAGTTTGTTTTATGCATGGACAATAAACttgataattaatataattttattaatttggcgaaagaagtaaaaaatacaaaacaaaaaaattgtaccttgtatttttattacaaaaaaacttcacagttaagtaatataaattttttttttatataaagacgAGATGCTGTATTTTTTTCGTAATCTTTATTTCTTGATAGCATCGTAAATTTTCTCACCTTCcaactaaaaaatacatttgcaaacaaataaatccttaaaagtaagaacaatatttgaaaattgatgcACAGATATACTGTGCgctgatattttattcaaaaaaccttttttttgtaaatttcgttTTCAACtctaattataagaattatcgTTCACATCCTTAAAACAAGGCATTAATCACGCTTCACAAAAATGGCATGAAGCAAGACTTTCGAATtcgaaaacattataaaaatttaaagctctgTTTTAAAACACGAtctctaaattttgaatattccGATTCGGGAAGACAGTACGATTTTAATGAAGAACAAAATATCGACTCATaatcatatattaaaagaaatcaaaattcagattaaaatttttaatgcatataatttctaataataaaatttttttatcaaatattaagttaaaaaaaagatgtaaaacaATTACGTtgcaaaattcaattaaaattaaactcaaattaGTAGCTACGAaagttaatacttttaaaacaagattGTGTAACAGAAACACTGttctctttttataaaaatttatctgaagTTTAACACAATTTACTTTCTACgtggttttgtatttttacaagcTTAGGAAACTAAAACATTGTCTTGTTGCAGAACATCCGGGTCAGCTGATTATAAACACAATTtacattctataaaaaatagtattctaATAACAAGCacctgtaaaaaatatattgtactgTTAGAAAACCTGTGAGCTTGAAATTGTATCCAAAATTCAACACAATTTATTCTctacaaaattttgcatttaaacgATAATTGCATGTAACAAGAAACACTGTCATGAGCTTCATAGTAATGCGAGAatattctctttaaattttagatattggAGATATGACTCTTGTGAGTCTTACTTAAGAGCTGGAAGTGATGAAGCGGATTACATGGCTGTAGAAGAAGGCAGCGAAAGCGATGAAAAAGCtggcaacaaaataaaaaagaaaggctGTTTCGTTTCCTGTCAAGAGTGCTTAGCAggttgttcaaaaaaaaattaaattttgagcaTACCATTTTCGAACATCTAAGAAAAAGTTTGCACCATATTTCTATCgaaatttgcaaatttgaatGGTGCATTgttgtttgtaaaataaaaattcaaaaaaaaaaaataaataaataaataaataaataaaaaaataaaaaataaaataaaaaaaaggcattttaaaagataacatcGTTGTATATGCCTTATATCTGCCAATCTAGgcaacttaatttaataatatgctCGACTGATAgtataagaactgtaatttgaCCATCACAGAAACATAACAGAGCATCACAGAAGTTAAAGTGAAAGTTTTATatcacagaaaaataattagactCA from Parasteatoda tepidariorum isolate YZ-2023 chromosome 2, CAS_Ptep_4.0, whole genome shotgun sequence includes:
- the LOC122270642 gene encoding uncharacterized protein, producing the protein MIEIEAEVMSEEDEDEFDERERMILEFKNEMDSKFDGDNMNDEDEVVEMKSDSDEKVHSSYFTEEMIAKLYSMDRIHDKDSIEYGIPERRYWRYDSCESYLRAGSDEADYMAVEEGSESDEKAGNKIKKKGCFVSCQECLAGCSKKN